The Agrobacterium vitis sequence TCAACGGTTGGTGGATCGTTCCATTGAAACGGGCATCAGCTTCCGCAAGCAGGATCTGCTGCGGAAAATAGGGACGCTTGGAAACCGGCATATCCGGCTTTTTGTCCATGGACTGGGGTGGCATGGCCCCCGCCTGCATAGCATTGCCTTGCATGCCAGCAGCTTGGGACGTGCCGCCCGCGCCCTGCATCGCATTCGCGCCAGCCATGGCAGCACCCGCCATGGCACCGGCTGCGGGTTGTTTGTCGCGCTCGGCTTTGACCTGCTTTTGGTAGTCGTAAAGCGCTACCAGCAGATCGGAACTGGAGCGCAATTGCGCCCCGACTGGTGTTGGCACAGCACGCTCCGTGATCTCTTCCTTTAAGAGATCGCGGGGGGCATCCTTGATGGCGGTGATCCCGCCATCCGCAGCGCCAAGGCCGAAGCGCCAGAGCGCCAATGCGGCATCGACATCGTTGGAATTGGACATGGCCGATATGAACTCCGTTTCATCATCGGCCTTTCAACGTCGCTATAGGTTCAAATCCGTCGCTTTTGAAATATGATCATTTCGTGGCAGGCCGTGGTGCCTCTCGCTGGATCAATCCGTCCGCCAGACGGCGGCGTTCATCGACTGACAGGGTGGCTACGAAATCGATTGCCTTCTGCTCGGTGGCGGCCCGTACCGCATATTCAGCCTCGCGGGCGCGTTTCAGGGCATCGGCCAGCGCCTCACCGTCCAGATCCGGCTTGCCCATCAGGGCTGCGGCTTCGACGCGCGCTTGGCGCGCTTCAAGCCCGGTGGAGCGCACGTCACGGCGCGCATCGTTCAGGGCCTTCTGAAACTCACCGCGCAATTTTGAAGGCAGTTGTTCGCCAGCCAGCGGCAGACGCGAGGGCGGCACCGCTGCATTGTCATAGAGATAGAAAAAACCGGCCCCGGCAAGGGCGCAGATCAGGAAGGTGTTGAGCACCAGAAGGCCGATGGCCAGCCGCTTGAAACCGTGTTCCGTCATCGTATCTCCTGGGCAATCTCGCCTTCGGTCATGATATTGCCAAACGCCGTCGCGGTATCGGTCATCGGGATTTGGGTGGGCGGCGCAACTATTGCAACCGCCAGCGCACCGGTAAGGCCACCCGCAAGGCCGACGCCGAGAAGCCCCGCGCCGACCAGCCAGCGATGCAGCCTACGGCGCAGTGTGACGCGCTTGTCTGCCGATTGCAGGATGCGGCCTGTCAGGGCAGCGGACGCAGAGGATGGGGCTGACAGGGCGAGAAACGCATCCAGGCGGGACGCCTCCTCCAACATGGCGCGACCGGCTTCGGTTGCGGCAAAGATGTCAGCCGCATCGCGCCGGTCTTCGGGCCAGCGTTTGCGGTCGCCGCCATAGGCTTCAACGAGCACGCGAAACCGCTCTGCATCCATGCCTTGCTTGCTGTCGTCACTCATTCCCATCTCCGTTCAGGCCATCTCCGGTCAGAGTCTTCTGCAACGAACGCCGCCCACGCGCCAAAAGGCTTTCCAGTGCATCGACGCTGATCTGCATCACGCTGGCTGCCTCCAGGTTCGACATGTCCTGGTAGTAAACCAGGACGATTGCTTCCCGTTGCCGGGGGGCGAGCGCCTGCAAGGCCGCATTGACCCGCTGGCTGTCTGCTTCATGTCCCGTCAGCCCGGCATCGGGCAGAGGCGCTTCGTCCATCCGGTCCGGGGGGTCGGCCATCAGCACGTCACGCCGCTTGCGCAGCCGGTCGTAGCAAAGGTTGATTGCCACGCGGTGCGCCCAGGTATCGAAGCGGGCACGGCCCTGCCGCCAGCCTCCGGCATGTTTCCAGATGCGCAGAAAGGTTTCCTGCGCCACATCCTCTGCCTCCGCCGGGTCAGCGAGCATGCGATTGGCAAGCGCCAGAAAGCGCGGCAGCTTGCGCGCCACCATGGTCCGCATCGCAGCCTGATCGCCCGCCGCAACTTGTCTGACCAACTCTTCATCGGGATCGTCGGTCATATCCTCTTCACCGCAACCCATCCACCGCAACCCGGGCAGCTTCGCGGACACGGCTGCTCTGTTTTGCCTCATTGGAGGTCAAAATGCGCAAGGACCTGGGAAGCATCAAGGTGAGGCGGATCAAATTTTCTCCCGAAGATGAGATAGGACAGCTCAGTCGATGGATCTTCAACGCGGGAGAAACGCAATTCCGTCGCTCATTCAGAGATTTTTTTGGTGAATATCCGGTGCTTGGCCCGGCGTCCAGGGCTGCCGCCCCGGGAATGCAGGCCGGGTTTTCGCCCGGCCCGCCGATCATCAACGCTTCTTGACGAATTCCGTCCGCAGCACCAGTCCCTTGATCGCGTCGTGACGGCAATCGATCTCTTCCGGGTTATCCGTGAGGCGGATCGACTTGATGATGGTGCCCTGTTTCAGCGTCTGGCCAGCGCCCTTGACCTTCAGATCCTTGATGAGGGTGACGGAATCGCCATCCTGCAAAATATTGCCCGAAGCATCACGGACCTCCGATGCCTGAGCGGCAGCAGCTGCCACTTCGGAGGCGGGGCGCCATTCGCCGGTCGCTTCATCATAAATGTAATCGTCGTTATCGCCAGCCACGGACCCTGCTCCTGAAGTGAATGTTATCTGATCTCCGTCGCTTACAGGAGCAAGGCCCGGTGTTGCAACGAGAACATCCGTTAATTCGAACATGACGAGCGGTTTCGTCCGCTACAGCGATGACTTTTCCATGCGAGTTTGTTGTCTCTTGTCAAAAAGGCGCGGACGAAGGATAAGCGAGGCAGGCAGACATGCCTCCGGCGAACCCTGTGACGGGAGGGCAGTGTCCCCGGAAATCCAACCATAGAAGGCGTTCGGGCTCGTGTCGATCTGGCGAAACCTCATGCGATCCGTTGACTGTCGATCCGATCAACCTTTCAAGGAGCTAAAATACGATGGTCCAACAAAAAGGC is a genomic window containing:
- a CDS encoding RNA polymerase sigma factor produces the protein MTDDPDEELVRQVAAGDQAAMRTMVARKLPRFLALANRMLADPAEAEDVAQETFLRIWKHAGGWRQGRARFDTWAHRVAINLCYDRLRKRRDVLMADPPDRMDEAPLPDAGLTGHEADSQRVNAALQALAPRQREAIVLVYYQDMSNLEAASVMQISVDALESLLARGRRSLQKTLTGDGLNGDGNE
- a CDS encoding alkylphosphonate utilization protein, producing the protein MAGDNDDYIYDEATGEWRPASEVAAAAAQASEVRDASGNILQDGDSVTLIKDLKVKGAGQTLKQGTIIKSIRLTDNPEEIDCRHDAIKGLVLRTEFVKKR
- a CDS encoding periplasmic heavy metal sensor gives rise to the protein MTEHGFKRLAIGLLVLNTFLICALAGAGFFYLYDNAAVPPSRLPLAGEQLPSKLRGEFQKALNDARRDVRSTGLEARQARVEAAALMGKPDLDGEALADALKRAREAEYAVRAATEQKAIDFVATLSVDERRRLADGLIQREAPRPATK